The Actinomyces wuliandei genome contains the following window.
CGTCGGACTGCCGTCCGGGAACCTCCCCCTGGTCATGTTCCTCTACGGGGGGCGGGGACTGGGGTACCCCATGCTTGCCTACGGCTTCCTCACCTGGGTCATGATGGTGACCCCCACCGAGCGCCAGGGCGCCGCCTCAGGCTGGTTCTGGTTCGCCTTCTCCCTGGGCATGCAGCTCCTCGGCTCCTGGCTGTCCTCCCTGCTGCTCGACCCCATCGGCCACATCGCCACCCTCTGGCTGGGTCTGGCGCTGGCCGGCATCGGCGGCACCATCCTGTGGCTGTTCCTGCTGCGCCACCCCTCCTCGACCCGGACCACGGGCGTGTCCGTGGCAACGTCCCTCTTCGAGGGGGTCAGCGTCCTGTGGCGCCACCCCAAGGTCTCCCTCATGGGTATCGTCAAGGTCATCAACCTGTCGGGGCAGTACGGCATGCAGGCCTACTACCTGGTCTACCTCCACCGCGTCTACGGGATGCCGGAGGCTGACGCCGCCCGTGCCTTCGCGGTCTTTGGGCTCGTCGCGATCATCGGGGACGTCGTGTGGGGCGTGGTCGGGGACCGGCTCGGCTGGCGCAACACCCTCCAGTGGATCGCCGCCCCCCTGACTGGGGCCTCCCTGGTCTACCTCTACTTCATCCCCATGGTCGCCGGGCCGAACTTCTGGCTCGTCTCACTGGGCATGGCCGCCATCGGCATCGGCCTGTCCGCGCACGTGCCCACCACACCGCTCGTCATGGCCCACGCCAAGGGGGAGACCGGCAACTCCCTGGCCATCCTCAACCTGGGCGCAGGGCTGGGGGCCTTCGTCGGGCCGGGAATCGTCTCGCTGCTGCTGATCGGCGACGGGAACAGTGCCAATGACTACGCCGCTCCCGGGCTGGCCCTGGCCGGCATCTACGGCATCTCCTTCATCCTCCTGTTCTTCCTCAAGCTCCCGGGCAACGCCCGGATCCTGCACGAGGAGCCCGAGATCAGGGACAAGGAGATCAGGGACAAGGAGGCCGCACGCTAGGGGTGCGTGGCGGGCACCCTCCAGGACCCGGGGAGACGGTCCCTCCACTTCCCCACAGGCACCACGACAGGCTCTCTGCAGGGACCATGGCACCATGGCAGAGCCCCCGGCAGGACAGGTGCCCGCCATCCCCTTCTCACACCCAGACAACGCACGCCTCCAACCACGCACTCTACTCACCGCTGACGAAAGCGAGACCATCATGACCACCCACTCTCCCACCACCCCCGGCCAGCCACTGGCCGAGTCACCGCTGGCACCGGGCTACGACCGCTCCGCCGTCACCACCGGCATCGTCCACATCGGCGTGGGCGGCTTCCACCGCTCCCACCAGGCCATGTACGTTGACCGCCTCATGCGCCAGGGAAAGGCAGCGGACTGGGGCATCTGCGGCGTCGGGCTGCTGCCCGGTGACGCCCGCATGCGAGACGCCCTGGAGGGCCAGGACCATCTGTACACCCTCGTGCTCAAGCACCCTGGCGGTCGGCGCGAGCCCGCGGTCATCGGATCGGTCCACCGCTACCTCTTCGCCCCTGACGACCCCGAGGCCGTCCTAGGACTCATGGCCGCGCCCACGACCCGCATCGTGTCGCTGACTGTGACCGAGGGCGGCTACAACATCGACGACGCCACCGGGGCCTTCCGCACCGACTCCCCCGGGGCACTCCACGACGCGGCCCACCCGGGGCAGCCCACGACAACCTTCGGCTACGTCGTGGAGGCGCTGCGCCGTCGCCGTGAGGCCGGGACCCAGCCCTTCACCGTCATGAGCTGCGACAACCTGCCCGGAAACGGCAAGGTCGCCAGGACCGCCGTCGTGTCCCAGGCGCGGATGAGCGACCCCGAGCTGGCCGGGTGGATCCAGGACAACGTCTCCTTCCCCAACTGCATGGTGGACCGCATCACTCCCGCGACCACGCAGACAGACATTGAGGAGGTCCGCACCCTGGAAGGCCTGGACGACGCCTGGCCCGTCGTCGCCGAGCCCTTCACCCAGTGGGTCCTGGAGGACGCGTTCCCCGCCGGGCGTCCCGCCTTCGAGGAGGTCGGCGCCCAGCTGGTGGAGGACGTGGTCCCCTACGAGCTCATGAAGCTGCGCCTGCTCAACGCCGCCCACCAGGGGCTGGCCCACTGGGGCAGGCTGCTGGGGATGGAGTACGCCCACACGGCTGCCGCCGACGCCGACATCGCCGCGTGGGTGCGCGCCTACCTGCAGCGCGAGGCGCGGCCGCGGCTGCTTCCCGTACCTGGCATCGACCTGGACACCTACATCGACACGCTCTTCGAGCGCTTCACCAACGAGGCCATCGCGGACACCCTGCTGCGGCTGGCACAGTTCGGCCCCTCCGGGATGCCGAAGTTCGTGCTGCCGACCGTGCGAGACAACCTGGCAGCCGACGGGTCACTACGGCTGGGTGCGGCCATGTGCGCCGCGTGGTCGCTGGGAGTGCTCGGCACCGACGAGAACGGGCAGGAGATCCCGGTGGCCGACGACCTGCGGCCACTCGCTGAGAGGCAGGAGGCGGGCGAGGACCTCAGCTTCATCGGCAACCGGGAGGTCTTCGGGGACCTGGCCGACGACGAGCGGTTCCGCACCACATTCCTTGAGGAGCTGGCTGCCCTGCGCCGCGAGGGCGCTCGTGCCCGCATGCGGGCGCTGGTGGACGAGGGGAGCGAGGGGAGCAAGGGGGACAACGCCTAGTCGGCATCTCTGCGACAGGTCAGGGCGGCTCCGGGGCGTGTCATCTCCCTGGGGCCGCCCCGGCCGAGCCGGAGCCGCGCCACGTCATCCATCTACCTCAGTAGATCGGGGTACCTGGGTAGTTGCACATCTTCAAGCCGCTGGCTGGTACCGCCATGGTCAGCCCGACCCGTCATACCGGGAAACCATGAACTGCTCTGCCTCGGCACCAGACCCAAGATGTGCAACAGTCTCGGTTCTGCACATCTTGGGTTCTCAGCACCCGCTGCGAGCTCACCTCAGATTCCTGAGGATCGTTGGAATAACGTCCCTTTGCTGTCGATCTCCTCGTGCGGCACCCCCATGCCCGCCTCGGCACCAGACCCAAGATGTGCAGCAACCGGGAGGGGGTGCGCGCCACGAGGACATGTCACGTCAGAAAAAGCGCAGTCCTCGCTTTCTTAATCACGCACGGATCACGGCCCGTGCCCTACCCCGCCAGCATCCTCCCCGCAGCGCGGGCAACAGGAACTTCCCGGCGCCATGACACCAGTCCGACGCCCTTTGCTCCCCGGACCGCCAGCCTCCAGCCACCACACCGCGCGCCACTCCCTTTCAGCGAATACGGTAGGGACGTTCTCGTCACCCTCCCGCCAGCCATCTTCCCGCCAACGACGTCGTGGAGGTTATTCCGTGCGCATCGCTCTCTTCGCCACCTGTATCGGGGACTCGATGTTCCCCCAGGCCCCGCAGGCCACCGTCGCCATCCTCGAGCGCCTCGGGCACGAGGTGGTCTTCCCCGAAGGGCAGGTGTGCTGCGGCCAGATGCACGCCAACACCGGCTACTTCAAGCAGGCCTCCGCCCTGGTCGCCAACCACGTGCGGACCTTTGAGCCGGTCCTGGACGGGGAGTGGGACGCCGTCGTCGTCCCCTCGGGCTCCTGCACAGGCGCCACCCGCCACGAGCAGGCCCTGGTCGCCGAGCACGTGGGCGACCCGTCCCTGGCCCGACGCGCCACCGAGGTCGCCGCCAGGACCTACGACCTGGCCGAGCTGCTCGTCGACGTCCTGGGAGTCACCGACGTCGGCGCCTACTTCCCCCACCGGGTCACCTACCACCCCACCTGCCACTCGCTGCGCATCACCAAGGTCGGCGACCGACCCTACCGACTGCTGCGCGCCGTCGAGGCACTCACCCTGCTCCCCCTGCCCGAGGCGGAGGTCTGCTGCGGGTTCGGCGGCACCTTCTCCATGAAGAACCACGAGACCTCCACCGCGATGCTGGCGGACAAGGTCTCCAACGTCATGTCCACCCAAGCGGAGGTGCTGTGCATGGGCGACTACTCCTGCCTCATGCACGTGGGCGGGGGACTGTCCCGCATCAACTCCGGGGTGCGG
Protein-coding sequences here:
- a CDS encoding RbtT/DalT/CsbX family MFS transporter; the encoded protein is MPSSNPVVAAIQRTGFPTDLAVGFLAVIIFVIGDGIEAVWIVSYLSSDAVGFDTSQGTDIYTAYGVVVAVGAFLSGALCDGIGPRRVMLIGFLSFMVFDFLFIVVGLPSGNLPLVMFLYGGRGLGYPMLAYGFLTWVMMVTPTERQGAASGWFWFAFSLGMQLLGSWLSSLLLDPIGHIATLWLGLALAGIGGTILWLFLLRHPSSTRTTGVSVATSLFEGVSVLWRHPKVSLMGIVKVINLSGQYGMQAYYLVYLHRVYGMPEADAARAFAVFGLVAIIGDVVWGVVGDRLGWRNTLQWIAAPLTGASLVYLYFIPMVAGPNFWLVSLGMAAIGIGLSAHVPTTPLVMAHAKGETGNSLAILNLGAGLGAFVGPGIVSLLLIGDGNSANDYAAPGLALAGIYGISFILLFFLKLPGNARILHEEPEIRDKEIRDKEAAR
- a CDS encoding mannitol dehydrogenase family protein gives rise to the protein MTTHSPTTPGQPLAESPLAPGYDRSAVTTGIVHIGVGGFHRSHQAMYVDRLMRQGKAADWGICGVGLLPGDARMRDALEGQDHLYTLVLKHPGGRREPAVIGSVHRYLFAPDDPEAVLGLMAAPTTRIVSLTVTEGGYNIDDATGAFRTDSPGALHDAAHPGQPTTTFGYVVEALRRRREAGTQPFTVMSCDNLPGNGKVARTAVVSQARMSDPELAGWIQDNVSFPNCMVDRITPATTQTDIEEVRTLEGLDDAWPVVAEPFTQWVLEDAFPAGRPAFEEVGAQLVEDVVPYELMKLRLLNAAHQGLAHWGRLLGMEYAHTAAADADIAAWVRAYLQREARPRLLPVPGIDLDTYIDTLFERFTNEAIADTLLRLAQFGPSGMPKFVLPTVRDNLAADGSLRLGAAMCAAWSLGVLGTDENGQEIPVADDLRPLAERQEAGEDLSFIGNREVFGDLADDERFRTTFLEELAALRREGARARMRALVDEGSEGSKGDNA
- a CDS encoding (Fe-S)-binding protein, whose product is MRIALFATCIGDSMFPQAPQATVAILERLGHEVVFPEGQVCCGQMHANTGYFKQASALVANHVRTFEPVLDGEWDAVVVPSGSCTGATRHEQALVAEHVGDPSLARRATEVAARTYDLAELLVDVLGVTDVGAYFPHRVTYHPTCHSLRITKVGDRPYRLLRAVEALTLLPLPEAEVCCGFGGTFSMKNHETSTAMLADKVSNVMSTQAEVLCMGDYSCLMHVGGGLSRINSGVRVMHLAEILASTKDQPFHGNVSFAADTQEVTSR